A portion of the Musa acuminata AAA Group cultivar baxijiao chromosome BXJ1-1, Cavendish_Baxijiao_AAA, whole genome shotgun sequence genome contains these proteins:
- the LOC135672878 gene encoding protein Dr1 homolog, which translates to MEPMDIVGKSKEDVSLPKSTMFKIIKEMLPPDVRVARDTQDLLVECCVEFINLLSSESNEVCNREDKKTIAPEHVLKALEVLGFGEYIEEVYAAYEQHKLDTLDSPKGGKFSGIEMTEEEALAEQQRMFAEARARMNNGVSIQKQPEADNNLES; encoded by the exons ATGGAACCGATGGACATCGTCGGGAAGTCGAAAGAGGACGTATCGCTCCCGAAAT CAACAATGTTCAAGATTATAAAGGAGATGCTACCACCTGATGTTCGTGTAGCTAGAGATACTCAAGATCTTCTCGTGGAATGTTGCGTAG AATTTATCAATCTTCTATCTTCGGAGTCCAATGAAGTATGTAATCGAGAGGACAAAAAGACAATTGCACCAGAGCATGTGCTCAAGGCTTTGGAG GTTCTTGGCTTTGGTGAATACATTGAGGAGGTTTATGCTGCATACGAACAACATAAGCTTGACACCCTT GACTCACCTAAAGGTGGTAAATTTAGCGGTATCGAGATGACAGAGGAAGAAGCATTGGCAGAGCAACAGAGGATGTTTGCGGAGGCGCGTGCTAGAATGAATAATGGAGTTAGCATTCAAAAGCAGCCAGAGGCTGACAACAATCTGGAAAGCTGA